A region of Necator americanus strain Aroian chromosome I, whole genome shotgun sequence DNA encodes the following proteins:
- a CDS encoding hypothetical protein (NECATOR_CHRI.G3315.T1) codes for MTSTLSSTMNPFQLARKELKEQLDRFATTFEAKMDAVVEMLNRHPNVMYKKVDLLIEKTIPESRHVSLLVQK; via the coding sequence ATGACGTCGACGTTGTCATCCACAATGAACCCCTTTCAACTAGCtagaaaagaactgaaagagCAGCTGGATCGTTTTGCCACCACCTTCGAAGCAAAGATGGATGCGGTAGTCGAGATGCTCAATCGTCACCCTAATGTCATGTACAAGAAAGTGGATCTGCTGATCGAGAAGACAATACCAGAATCCAGGCATGTCTCTTTGCTCGTTCAAAAATAA
- a CDS encoding hypothetical protein (NECATOR_CHRI.G3316.T1) encodes MNGKAGTALLLLPVISILHFVKTLPKKETFVIGTRNPARDISFEEEGHGRLEMVMDDEAIKASKAANPCQTVRERAIPQFVPIARKGCLVVSREGPEEHHYHFLEDLLKRSDQRVGRISAVRLTSRGIQPLAALVL; translated from the coding sequence ATGAATGGAAAAGCGGGCACagcgctgctgctgctgcccGTAATATCAATTCTGCACTTTGTGAAAACACTGccaaagaaagaaacattCGTAATCGGTACAAGAAATCCAGCGAGAGATATCAGCTTTGAAGAAGAAGGCCATGGACGACTCGAAATGGTAATGGACGATGAAGCAATAAAAGCATCAAAGGCAGCCAATCCGTGCCAAACTGTTAGAGAACGTGCTATACCTcaatttgtcccgatcgcacGCAAGGGTTGCCTAGTGGTTTCTCGCGAGGGACCCGAGGAACATCACTACCACTTTTTGGAGGACTTATTGAAAAGGTCTGATCAACGGGTCGGCCGTATTTCTGCGGTGCGTTTGAcgtcgcgtggtatccagcCGCTTGCAGCTCTGGTCCTGTGA